In a single window of the Arthrobacter globiformis genome:
- a CDS encoding heavy-metal-associated domain-containing protein → MCGTESRKELPLVSAASGCSCCSKEAAKEVTVAGDAEYALEGLTCGHCVQTVEKAVTAVAGVDAASVVLVPGGRSRLVISGAVAEAELRDAVVSAGYSLATR, encoded by the coding sequence ATGTGTGGAACTGAATCCCGCAAGGAACTGCCGCTGGTATCGGCCGCGTCCGGCTGCAGCTGCTGCTCAAAGGAAGCCGCCAAAGAGGTGACCGTGGCCGGGGATGCCGAATACGCCCTCGAAGGGCTCACCTGCGGCCACTGCGTGCAAACAGTTGAGAAGGCCGTCACCGCCGTGGCGGGTGTTGATGCGGCATCCGTCGTGCTCGTTCCCGGCGGCCGCTCACGCTTGGTTATTTCCGGAGCCGTCGCTGAGGCAGAGCTCCGTGACGCTGTTGTTTCCGCCGGGTACAGCCTGGCCACCCGCTAA
- a CDS encoding heavy metal translocating P-type ATPase has protein sequence MEDHTRHHNHSAPIGAAHGTPPAPAAAIATAPAHDGHHEGHGPDDDHVVHTHGQHAGHSTAMFKDRFWLTLVLSVPVVYFSPMFAHLLGYMPPEFPGSAWIPPVLGTVIFLYGGMPFLKGGLNELRTRQPGMMLLIGMAISVAFAASWITTLGIGGFDLDFWWELALLVAIMLLGHWIEMRALGSAQGALDALAALLPDEAERITDTGTETVSVSELESGETVLVRSGARMPADGTVIDGQAEFDESMITGESKTVLRSPGDTVVAGTVATDNTVRVRVTAVGDDTALAGIQRLVAEAQASSSRAQALADRAAASLFYFATVAGVITFIAWTLLGSVPDAVTRTVTVLVIACPHALGLAIPLVIAISTEQAARAGVLIKNRMALERMRTVDVVLFDKTGTLTKGEPELKDVTTADGISPEELLALAAAVESDSEHPVARAIVRAARQQGLNIPQATGFTSMTGRGVRAAVDGRTLQVGGPALLKELGITEPGTLSASTREWMGRGAAVLHIVDGQRVLGAVSLEDAVREESRQAVTALQNRGIKVAMITGDARQVAAAVAAELDIDEVFAEVLPADKDKKVADLQGRGLKVAMVGDGVNDSPALARAEVGIAIGAGTDVAMESAGVVLAGNDPRAVLSMVDLSRASYRKMWQNLVWATGYNIISVPLAAGVLAFAGVVLSPAAGAVLMSASTIVVALNAQLLRRVKLNPSEVR, from the coding sequence ATGGAAGACCACACTCGGCACCATAACCATTCCGCGCCCATCGGCGCCGCCCACGGCACTCCCCCCGCACCCGCCGCGGCTATCGCCACGGCTCCCGCCCACGACGGCCACCATGAAGGCCACGGCCCCGACGATGACCACGTCGTCCACACCCACGGCCAGCACGCCGGCCACAGCACGGCAATGTTCAAGGACAGGTTCTGGCTGACCCTGGTCCTGTCGGTGCCGGTGGTCTACTTCAGCCCGATGTTCGCTCACCTGCTCGGGTACATGCCGCCGGAGTTCCCGGGGTCGGCCTGGATCCCGCCGGTCCTGGGAACGGTGATCTTCCTCTACGGAGGCATGCCGTTCCTCAAGGGCGGCCTGAACGAACTCAGGACCCGGCAGCCGGGGATGATGCTGCTGATCGGCATGGCCATCAGCGTCGCCTTCGCCGCCTCCTGGATTACCACCCTGGGCATTGGCGGCTTCGACCTCGACTTCTGGTGGGAACTGGCCCTGCTGGTGGCCATCATGCTGCTGGGCCACTGGATCGAAATGCGCGCCCTCGGATCCGCCCAGGGAGCCCTGGACGCCCTCGCAGCCCTGCTGCCGGATGAAGCAGAACGCATCACCGACACCGGCACCGAGACCGTCAGCGTCTCCGAGCTCGAGTCCGGTGAAACCGTCCTGGTCCGTTCCGGTGCCCGGATGCCGGCTGATGGCACGGTCATCGACGGGCAGGCCGAGTTCGACGAGTCCATGATCACGGGTGAATCCAAGACCGTGCTCCGCTCCCCGGGCGACACCGTCGTGGCGGGCACCGTCGCCACGGACAACACTGTCCGGGTGCGGGTCACCGCCGTCGGGGATGACACCGCGTTGGCGGGGATCCAGCGGCTGGTCGCTGAAGCGCAGGCCTCTTCCTCACGGGCTCAGGCCCTGGCCGACCGGGCAGCGGCGTCCCTGTTTTACTTCGCCACGGTTGCCGGTGTCATCACGTTCATCGCTTGGACGCTGCTGGGCAGCGTCCCTGACGCGGTCACGCGCACCGTAACGGTTCTGGTGATCGCCTGCCCGCACGCCTTGGGCCTGGCCATCCCGCTGGTGATCGCCATTTCCACCGAACAGGCAGCCCGCGCCGGCGTGCTAATCAAGAACCGGATGGCACTGGAGCGGATGCGCACCGTCGACGTCGTCCTGTTCGACAAGACCGGCACCCTCACCAAGGGCGAACCCGAGCTCAAAGACGTCACCACGGCTGACGGCATCAGCCCGGAGGAGCTGCTGGCCCTGGCCGCCGCCGTCGAGTCCGACAGCGAACACCCCGTGGCGCGCGCCATCGTCCGGGCCGCCCGGCAACAGGGCCTGAACATTCCACAGGCCACAGGATTCACGTCCATGACAGGCCGCGGCGTCCGGGCGGCGGTGGATGGCCGCACCCTGCAGGTCGGCGGCCCGGCCCTCCTGAAGGAACTCGGCATCACGGAACCCGGCACCCTGTCGGCTTCCACCCGGGAGTGGATGGGACGCGGCGCGGCGGTGCTGCACATCGTGGACGGACAACGTGTCCTCGGGGCCGTGAGCCTGGAAGACGCGGTCCGGGAGGAATCGCGGCAGGCCGTGACTGCCCTGCAAAACCGGGGCATCAAGGTCGCCATGATCACCGGCGACGCCCGCCAGGTCGCCGCGGCCGTCGCGGCCGAGCTGGACATCGACGAGGTCTTCGCCGAAGTCCTTCCCGCGGACAAGGACAAGAAGGTCGCCGACCTCCAGGGACGCGGACTGAAAGTGGCCATGGTCGGGGACGGGGTCAACGACTCCCCGGCTTTGGCCCGGGCCGAGGTCGGCATCGCGATCGGCGCGGGCACCGACGTGGCCATGGAATCCGCGGGCGTGGTCCTGGCCGGCAACGACCCCCGGGCTGTCCTGTCCATGGTCGACCTGTCGCGGGCCAGCTACCGGAAGATGTGGCAGAACCTGGTGTGGGCCACCGGCTACAACATCATTTCCGTTCCGCTGGCCGCCGGGGTACTGGCCTTCGCCGGCGTCGTGCTCTCCCCGGCCGCCGGCGCGGTCCTGATGTCCGCCTCCACGATCGTGGTCGCCCTGAACGCCCAACTGCTGCGCCGGGTGAAACTGAACCCGTCCGAGGTTCGCTGA
- a CDS encoding response regulator transcription factor translates to MRVLLVEDEVLLAEVIRQGLKAAGFVVDVSHDGVDGLWAATENLYDVVVLDVMLPGMHGYAVLKQLRERQNWVPVIMLTAKDGEYDQTDAFDLGADDYLIKPFSFPVLVARLRALIRRGAPERPATLAVGSLRLNPATRHVTRDGQVISLTAREFGLLEYLMRRPDEVLSKAQILDNVWDPDFRGDDNIVEVYIGYLRRKIDEPFGLNTLGTVRGMGYRLSAD, encoded by the coding sequence GTGCGGGTTCTGCTCGTGGAAGATGAAGTCCTGCTGGCTGAGGTGATCCGGCAGGGGCTAAAAGCTGCGGGCTTCGTCGTGGACGTTTCCCATGACGGTGTGGACGGGCTGTGGGCCGCCACGGAGAACCTGTACGACGTCGTCGTGCTGGATGTGATGCTTCCGGGCATGCACGGGTACGCGGTCCTAAAACAGCTGCGTGAACGGCAGAACTGGGTGCCTGTGATCATGCTGACGGCCAAGGACGGCGAATATGACCAAACGGATGCCTTCGATCTGGGGGCAGATGACTACTTGATCAAGCCCTTCAGCTTCCCCGTGCTGGTCGCTCGGCTGCGGGCACTCATACGCCGCGGCGCTCCGGAACGGCCGGCTACCCTGGCGGTTGGCTCACTACGGCTGAACCCGGCAACGCGGCACGTGACCCGAGATGGGCAGGTCATCTCCCTGACCGCCCGGGAGTTCGGTCTGCTGGAATACCTGATGCGCAGGCCCGACGAGGTTTTGTCGAAGGCCCAGATCCTCGACAACGTCTGGGACCCGGATTTCCGGGGCGATGACAACATCGTCGAAGTGTATATCGGGTATCTGCGGAGGAAAATCGATGAGCCGTTCGGCCTCAACACGCTCGGCACAGTACGGGGCATGGGCTACAGACTCAGCGCTGACTAG
- a CDS encoding DUF305 domain-containing protein produces the protein MNKKFLTLSATGIAAAIALAGCASGSGTGSSGTSMPMDHGSSSASAPSSSAPAAAADHNAADVTFAQMMIPHHAQAVQMSDMMLKKQNVPAEVTALATKIKAAQGPEIETMTGWLKGWNEPTTMPSGHSMDGMMSDAAMKTLESAQGAEAARLFLRQMISHHEGAIMMAKTENTAGKNVDAVKLSKDIVTAQEAEIQEMQKLLATL, from the coding sequence ATGAACAAGAAGTTTCTGACCCTTTCCGCAACCGGCATCGCCGCGGCCATCGCGCTGGCAGGCTGCGCCTCCGGATCCGGCACCGGCTCCTCCGGCACCTCCATGCCGATGGACCACGGCAGCTCCTCTGCCAGCGCACCTTCGAGCAGCGCCCCGGCTGCGGCCGCGGACCACAACGCCGCGGACGTCACTTTCGCGCAGATGATGATCCCGCACCACGCACAGGCCGTACAGATGAGCGACATGATGCTGAAGAAACAGAACGTGCCGGCCGAGGTGACGGCCCTGGCCACCAAGATCAAGGCCGCTCAGGGCCCGGAGATCGAGACCATGACCGGCTGGCTGAAAGGCTGGAACGAACCCACCACGATGCCCTCGGGTCACAGCATGGACGGCATGATGAGTGACGCGGCCATGAAGACGCTCGAGTCCGCCCAGGGCGCCGAAGCGGCCCGGCTCTTCCTGAGGCAGATGATCTCCCACCACGAAGGGGCGATCATGATGGCCAAGACAGAAAACACCGCCGGCAAGAATGTCGACGCGGTCAAGCTCAGCAAGGACATCGTCACCGCCCAGGAAGCCGAGATCCAGGAGATGCAGAAGCTGCTGGCCACCCTCTAG
- a CDS encoding F510_1955 family glycosylhydrolase, giving the protein MPISPKTVRRATAVSASIAALVLALAACTPAPEPSAGASTAGQAGSGLPSAHVHGLTVSGDTSQVLLATHDGLFDVRKQPARKIGDTNDLMGFTAGKDSGVFYASGHPGEGSDLPNPLGLIKSVDGGKTWEQLSRQGVSDFHALTTTKSGIVAFDGTLWTSPTGKTKTWKSVRVDFAPAFLAGHPDTDTVLATTPRGVQRSTDGGATWKLVKSSPIIMFPAFADPGDAVGVEPDGTVHLSTDGGTTWTKKGRIDGQVRCIAAVKGANGKPWIWAATTESILVSTDGGTTFRPSDAA; this is encoded by the coding sequence ATGCCCATCTCCCCCAAAACCGTCCGGCGGGCCACAGCCGTCAGCGCCAGCATCGCAGCCCTCGTCCTCGCCCTGGCGGCCTGCACACCGGCGCCCGAACCATCAGCCGGCGCATCGACCGCTGGGCAGGCCGGCAGCGGCCTGCCCAGCGCCCACGTCCACGGCCTGACCGTCAGTGGCGACACCAGCCAGGTCCTGCTGGCCACCCACGATGGGCTGTTCGACGTGAGGAAACAGCCCGCCAGAAAGATCGGTGACACCAACGACCTGATGGGTTTCACCGCCGGCAAAGACAGCGGCGTCTTCTACGCCTCGGGCCATCCCGGTGAAGGCTCCGACCTCCCCAACCCGCTCGGGCTGATCAAATCCGTCGACGGCGGCAAGACCTGGGAACAGCTCTCCCGGCAGGGCGTCTCGGACTTCCACGCCCTGACCACCACCAAATCCGGCATCGTGGCCTTCGACGGAACACTGTGGACGAGCCCGACCGGCAAGACTAAAACCTGGAAAAGCGTGAGGGTCGACTTTGCCCCGGCCTTCCTCGCCGGGCACCCCGACACCGACACGGTTCTGGCGACCACTCCCAGAGGGGTCCAGCGCTCCACGGACGGTGGCGCCACCTGGAAACTGGTGAAGTCCAGTCCCATCATCATGTTCCCCGCCTTCGCCGACCCTGGCGACGCGGTCGGAGTCGAACCCGACGGGACAGTCCACCTCTCAACCGACGGCGGTACGACCTGGACGAAGAAAGGCCGGATCGACGGCCAAGTCAGGTGTATAGCAGCGGTCAAGGGCGCCAACGGCAAGCCGTGGATCTGGGCCGCCACCACGGAAAGCATCCTCGTCTCCACCGACGGCGGAACGACGTTCCGGCCATCTGACGCAGCCTGA
- a CDS encoding sensor histidine kinase, with amino-acid sequence MDRPDPSSTAALPVRLSQARQGRWVSLRRGLRWQSALAAVAVVAVALLTGGLLLVLTLQSALVAGTDSFLRTKVQDVAALVHNLDIEDASISVAETVKKDPLVQIIDDRGKVVGASEPKILQTPLSSLRPTAGQIATDKVSAPGLLGDGDERYLVVLGVDDEGSRYWVLAARTIQPQSDSVRIVSWLLLVAMPLLLGVVAWSVHFLVGRSLRQVETIRTQVSRIGAGRLGERVDVPGTGDELQALAATMNSMLDRIEAGDQRQRQFVSDASHELRGPIATIRTGLDISISDASGETWRGMQPILTEETQRLQGLVEDLLTLSKADDEGLAVRREDVDLDDVLATELRKVNATSRHRITADLVPAKIAGDPVRLGQAFRNVLDNADRHAAGAIAVKLSVTVQAVVVTIDDDGPPVPVVDRERIFGRFVRLDQGRSRQQGGSGLGLAITRGIVEAHNGRVTATETLQGWCRFEFSFPPMVRPITEPSADVPVANPSQR; translated from the coding sequence ATGGACCGACCGGATCCGTCATCCACCGCCGCGCTCCCGGTTCGGTTATCACAAGCACGGCAAGGGCGCTGGGTCTCTTTGCGTCGTGGACTCCGTTGGCAGTCCGCTCTGGCTGCAGTCGCCGTCGTCGCCGTCGCGCTACTGACCGGTGGGCTGCTGCTGGTCCTGACACTGCAGTCCGCGCTCGTTGCCGGTACAGACAGTTTCCTGCGGACCAAGGTCCAGGACGTAGCAGCATTAGTCCACAACCTGGACATCGAAGATGCCAGCATCTCGGTCGCCGAGACCGTGAAGAAGGACCCCCTGGTGCAGATCATCGATGACAGAGGGAAGGTCGTCGGGGCCTCCGAGCCCAAGATTTTGCAGACGCCGCTCAGTTCGCTTAGGCCGACTGCGGGTCAGATCGCGACCGACAAGGTGTCTGCGCCCGGTCTCCTGGGGGACGGTGACGAACGCTATCTCGTGGTGTTGGGCGTCGATGATGAAGGCAGCAGGTATTGGGTTCTGGCGGCCCGGACCATTCAGCCCCAGTCTGACTCGGTCCGGATTGTCTCCTGGTTGTTGCTGGTGGCTATGCCATTGCTGCTGGGCGTGGTGGCCTGGTCGGTGCATTTCCTCGTCGGGCGTTCCCTGCGGCAAGTGGAAACGATCCGGACGCAGGTCAGCCGCATTGGCGCCGGAAGGCTGGGTGAGCGGGTAGATGTTCCCGGCACGGGTGACGAGTTGCAGGCTCTAGCGGCCACGATGAACTCCATGCTTGACAGGATTGAAGCGGGCGATCAAAGGCAACGGCAGTTCGTCTCCGACGCTAGCCATGAGTTGCGGGGCCCGATTGCAACCATCCGCACGGGTCTGGACATCTCCATTTCGGACGCCTCCGGAGAGACGTGGCGGGGGATGCAACCGATCCTTACCGAGGAGACGCAACGGCTGCAGGGCCTCGTAGAGGATCTCCTGACGTTGTCCAAGGCGGACGATGAAGGTCTGGCTGTCCGCCGTGAGGACGTCGACCTCGATGATGTTCTGGCCACTGAATTGCGCAAAGTGAACGCCACGAGCCGGCACCGGATTACCGCTGACCTCGTTCCGGCCAAGATCGCGGGAGATCCGGTCCGATTGGGCCAGGCCTTCCGGAATGTGCTGGATAACGCGGACCGCCATGCGGCAGGGGCCATTGCCGTGAAGCTGTCGGTGACGGTTCAGGCTGTGGTTGTGACCATCGATGACGATGGGCCCCCCGTGCCGGTGGTCGACAGGGAAAGGATCTTCGGGCGCTTCGTCCGTCTGGATCAGGGCCGGTCGCGCCAGCAGGGCGGAAGTGGCCTGGGTCTGGCGATCACCCGTGGCATCGTAGAGGCACATAACGGTCGCGTTACTGCTACCGAGACGTTACAGGGCTGGTGCCGCTTCGAATTTAGTTTCCCGCCGATGGTCCGGCCAATTACCGAACCCTCTGCGGATGTCCCCGTCGCGAATCCTAGTCAGCGCTGA
- a CDS encoding DUF3105 domain-containing protein translates to MSVPKKPSTDRQAILASLKTQQKAKQRKRNLLVYGGFGLLLAAIIAAVAITVTGSIQGKNASVEAAKRPIEGIQTYTGLSRNHVQGAVTYPHEPGAGGDHSPTWTNCGIYTEPISEERAVHSLEHGAVWLTYNPSLPPAEINKLTALAKDKPYMLLSPDKDQKAPVTATAWGTQLTLQTADDTRIPTFINAYAQSPKAPEPGAPCTGGVDG, encoded by the coding sequence ATGAGTGTCCCCAAAAAGCCTTCCACCGATCGTCAGGCGATCCTGGCCTCCCTCAAAACCCAGCAAAAGGCCAAGCAAAGGAAAAGGAACCTCCTGGTCTACGGCGGCTTCGGGCTGCTCCTTGCGGCCATCATCGCCGCGGTGGCCATCACCGTCACCGGCTCCATCCAGGGAAAAAATGCGTCCGTAGAAGCTGCGAAACGGCCCATCGAGGGGATCCAGACTTACACTGGACTGTCCCGGAACCACGTCCAGGGCGCCGTCACCTACCCCCACGAACCCGGGGCCGGCGGAGACCACTCCCCCACCTGGACCAACTGCGGCATCTACACCGAACCCATCAGCGAAGAACGCGCGGTCCATTCGCTGGAACACGGCGCCGTGTGGCTGACATACAACCCCAGCCTCCCTCCAGCGGAAATCAACAAGCTCACTGCCCTCGCCAAAGACAAGCCCTACATGCTCCTCAGCCCGGACAAGGACCAGAAAGCTCCCGTCACCGCCACGGCCTGGGGAACCCAGCTGACCCTGCAGACCGCCGACGACACACGCATCCCCACCTTCATCAACGCCTACGCCCAGTCTCCGAAGGCACCGGAACCCGGCGCCCCCTGCACCGGAGGGGTTGACGGATGA